A genomic window from Paenibacillus sp. FSL K6-0276 includes:
- a CDS encoding IclR family transcriptional regulator → MFNGGDHIDKKYWVPALEKADGILRLVSDEPYKHRLIDLSNQLGIHRSSMYSMLQTMEALDWVNRDTNDTYAIGSATGRWGDSYSQGQDLISSFHREANVTRDRLQETIQLARLEGNEVLYLAKEEAPTMVRLASGPGMKFPAHVTALGKLLLSFVDDKDLDSLYPIQELMSATEYSLKTKVDLVKQLRNIRDAGIAFDEQEVIVGFSCVSAPILSKSGEAIAAVSCTMQQHIWEKKKDVAEAEIRQLASRLSLYQGGNH, encoded by the coding sequence ATGTTCAATGGAGGTGATCACATAGACAAAAAATATTGGGTACCTGCTTTGGAGAAAGCAGACGGGATTCTACGCCTTGTATCAGATGAACCCTATAAGCATCGATTAATTGATCTATCCAATCAGCTTGGTATCCATAGGAGCTCTATGTACTCCATGTTGCAGACTATGGAAGCGCTTGATTGGGTAAATAGAGATACTAACGATACATATGCCATCGGCTCCGCGACGGGGAGGTGGGGGGATTCTTACTCACAAGGTCAGGACTTAATCTCATCGTTTCACCGAGAAGCGAACGTCACAAGAGATCGTCTTCAGGAGACGATTCAGTTGGCCAGACTTGAAGGTAATGAAGTGTTGTATCTGGCTAAGGAGGAAGCACCGACTATGGTCAGGCTAGCATCCGGTCCCGGTATGAAGTTCCCTGCTCATGTGACTGCTCTCGGGAAATTGCTGCTGTCGTTCGTTGATGATAAGGATCTAGATTCATTGTATCCGATTCAAGAATTAATGAGCGCTACAGAGTATTCATTGAAAACGAAGGTGGATCTGGTTAAGCAACTGCGAAACATTCGCGATGCAGGGATCGCCTTCGATGAGCAGGAAGTTATCGTTGGGTTCAGCTGTGTTTCAGCCCCGATCCTATCAAAATCAGGTGAGGCTATCGCAGCAGTGAGCTGTACCATGCAGCAACATATCTGGGAGAAGAAGAAGGATGTTGCGGAGGCTGAAATTCGTCAATTGGCGAGTCGTTTATCCCTATACCAAGGAGGCAATCATTAA
- a CDS encoding SDR family oxidoreductase has protein sequence MQLQGKVVIVTGGGSGIGEATAKLFASEGAKVIIADWNDAEARRVVEEIHSVHCGDSVAYAVKTDVSSEIEVKQLVELVLNKFGKIDILFNNAAVVLPKYLEDISESEWTRTLDINLKSVYLMIKFCIPSIRENLGCIVNMASLSGLLGQKQNPVYSASKGAIIAMTKALALDYANDGVRVNCICPAGVMTPLLEEWIGQQPNPATTVQDLIDMHPLGRCASTEEIARAVLYLASDLSGFVTGIALPVDGGAALGY, from the coding sequence ATGCAATTACAAGGGAAAGTCGTTATTGTTACAGGCGGTGGATCCGGGATTGGAGAAGCGACTGCCAAATTATTTGCTAGTGAGGGTGCCAAAGTTATCATTGCGGACTGGAATGATGCTGAAGCAAGAAGGGTAGTCGAGGAAATTCATTCAGTTCATTGTGGGGATTCTGTTGCTTATGCTGTGAAAACGGATGTTTCATCGGAGATTGAAGTCAAACAATTAGTAGAACTGGTTCTAAATAAGTTTGGGAAAATTGATATTCTTTTCAATAATGCTGCTGTGGTATTACCAAAATACTTGGAAGACATCTCTGAATCAGAATGGACTCGCACCTTAGATATCAATTTGAAGAGTGTCTATTTGATGATTAAATTTTGTATTCCTTCAATTAGAGAAAACCTTGGTTGCATTGTGAACATGGCTTCATTAAGCGGCTTGTTAGGCCAAAAGCAAAATCCGGTGTATTCTGCTTCAAAAGGCGCAATTATAGCCATGACTAAAGCATTAGCATTGGATTATGCAAACGATGGAGTACGTGTCAATTGCATATGTCCAGCAGGTGTAATGACGCCGTTATTAGAAGAGTGGATCGGACAACAGCCCAATCCGGCAACTACAGTACAAGATTTAATCGATATGCATCCATTGGGAAGATGTGCCTCAACGGAAGAGATTGCAAGAGCAGTGTTGTATTTAGCGAGTGATTTATCTGGATTTGTTACGGGTATAGCACTCCCTGTTGATGGAGGAGCAGCTTTAGGCTACTAA
- a CDS encoding beta-galactosidase has protein sequence MSRPVIIFYDSDFPISSPIPSDAIISMREFGTIVNGNQLAAVLRETEGGCFINLHAPYFPKSTWIDILEYLQRGGGLISIGGAPFKQPVRWEDGQWRVEAEQTSYHQELYIHETLPVECSRNQSLLASDVIPLLKGQESLFLESAETWNLVPHTTKTSDLPHQMGSAGPMSTRIYPLLKGITHEGRETSAPVVLWENTIGLFAGSRWLFVNTAATASIWKEKGLSAISEWVRFCSKGVTEMWVKPNYASYESGERASLTLQIQQLDRAKPSVRIEDIWKFTIHVEHESDPSMHWSQQLEMKANAELNIVRVPIPLEIRSGLFQVVCEAEASDGEIRILRQGFWGHAPELLAAGEPVTSGRDYFIKDGRPLPVVGMTYMTSDVARKFLFLPNVGVWDRDMGQMRKAGINWIRTGIWTAYRNVMQDDGHISEEVLRAIDAFIMTAKKHDLQVTFTFFSFTPETWGGVNPYLDPQSVEAQKRFIRSIVSRHKESSNVDWDLINEPSMFDPVRIFSDGPSSCHDRFEQEAFREWLQHRHGVIEVLQERWNMTPAQLPNFASAGLPEAKEVNFDVQDMHSGKRGTRWLDYCLFSMDMHNRWVKQLYDTIKEKCPDQMVTVGQDEGLGAQRPSPFFYEEAVDYTTVHSWWFNDYLVWDGIFAKTPNKPNLIQETGVMYVETPDGRAKRSEYELRNLLERKYAYAFGTAGAGAIHWIWNTNFYMDNANESHIGALRADGTEKPEADVSYDFGKFIKGIRDIFGDRELEEIAVVFPYSNDFSNRKLAFAATTELTRILSYELKMPFRGASEYHLDDLENNPVKLIMLPSAHNFDDAAMERLLHIVEKTGAVLLATGPLGIDAYWHRSERLSDILGKRELRNVRREEVLNLQGQVLPVSFGHRRIAELVKETMIHESVGIGSSTIDSVVNIPLGKGRLIWSPLPVELNDRSDTTAALYRYAMNVARVESDFEWINGGELAGIYGRKLSFATGGLFTFVSEYALDVKIEVKDSATGRTYSFVLEQERSVLFATDIKGDLLGVYRPQEVEIHVTYPHLLH, from the coding sequence GGGAAGATGGGCAATGGCGTGTGGAAGCGGAGCAGACTTCTTATCATCAAGAGCTGTATATTCATGAGACACTACCTGTTGAATGTTCGCGCAACCAATCATTGCTTGCATCGGATGTCATTCCTCTGCTTAAGGGGCAAGAATCTCTTTTTCTAGAGAGTGCAGAGACATGGAATCTTGTGCCACATACGACGAAGACGAGTGATTTACCACATCAAATGGGATCGGCAGGTCCAATGAGCACACGGATTTACCCTCTTTTGAAGGGAATTACGCATGAGGGTCGGGAAACTTCTGCTCCAGTAGTTCTTTGGGAGAATACGATTGGTTTATTTGCAGGCTCACGCTGGCTGTTCGTAAATACGGCTGCAACGGCTTCTATATGGAAGGAAAAAGGGCTGTCCGCGATATCTGAGTGGGTTCGTTTCTGTAGTAAGGGTGTAACGGAAATGTGGGTTAAGCCGAACTACGCGTCATATGAGTCAGGAGAACGTGCTTCTCTGACACTTCAGATCCAGCAGCTTGACCGGGCAAAACCTTCTGTGAGAATTGAAGATATATGGAAATTTACAATTCATGTAGAGCATGAATCAGATCCGTCCATGCACTGGTCTCAGCAATTGGAGATGAAGGCTAATGCTGAACTTAACATTGTTCGTGTGCCTATTCCTCTGGAAATTAGGAGTGGTCTGTTCCAAGTTGTCTGCGAAGCGGAAGCCAGTGATGGTGAAATCCGAATTCTACGTCAAGGGTTCTGGGGGCATGCTCCTGAGCTGCTGGCAGCGGGTGAACCGGTTACGAGCGGAAGAGATTATTTCATAAAAGATGGGCGTCCGCTACCTGTTGTGGGTATGACTTATATGACGAGTGATGTGGCCCGTAAATTTCTATTTCTGCCGAACGTTGGGGTATGGGATCGCGATATGGGTCAGATGCGGAAGGCAGGGATTAACTGGATCCGCACAGGGATCTGGACGGCTTATCGTAATGTGATGCAAGACGACGGTCATATCTCAGAAGAGGTACTGCGGGCGATTGATGCCTTTATCATGACGGCGAAGAAGCATGATCTTCAGGTAACCTTTACGTTCTTCTCCTTCACACCGGAAACGTGGGGAGGGGTAAATCCTTATCTGGACCCACAAAGTGTAGAAGCTCAGAAGCGGTTCATTCGTTCTATTGTTTCTCGTCATAAAGAGTCTTCAAATGTAGACTGGGATCTTATTAATGAACCGTCGATGTTTGATCCGGTACGTATTTTCTCGGATGGCCCGAGTTCATGTCATGATCGCTTTGAGCAAGAAGCTTTCAGAGAATGGCTTCAGCATAGACATGGTGTGATCGAAGTGTTACAGGAACGTTGGAATATGACACCCGCACAGCTTCCGAACTTTGCATCGGCAGGGCTGCCAGAAGCGAAAGAGGTTAACTTCGATGTACAAGATATGCACAGTGGCAAGAGGGGTACACGTTGGCTTGATTATTGCTTGTTCTCCATGGATATGCATAACCGCTGGGTGAAGCAGTTATACGACACCATTAAGGAGAAATGTCCAGATCAGATGGTTACAGTTGGTCAGGATGAAGGGCTAGGTGCGCAGCGACCTTCGCCGTTCTTCTATGAGGAGGCGGTAGATTACACCACTGTGCATTCCTGGTGGTTCAACGACTATCTGGTGTGGGATGGCATCTTTGCCAAGACACCTAATAAGCCAAACCTAATTCAGGAGACTGGCGTCATGTATGTAGAAACTCCTGATGGTCGAGCTAAACGTTCGGAGTATGAACTGCGGAATCTGCTCGAACGCAAGTATGCTTATGCGTTTGGAACTGCTGGTGCAGGGGCCATACACTGGATCTGGAATACGAATTTCTATATGGATAATGCGAATGAGTCCCATATCGGAGCACTGAGAGCGGATGGAACCGAAAAACCAGAGGCGGACGTATCTTATGATTTCGGGAAGTTTATAAAAGGCATTCGTGATATATTTGGTGATCGTGAGCTGGAAGAGATTGCTGTGGTGTTTCCTTATTCGAACGACTTCTCTAACCGGAAGTTGGCTTTTGCTGCTACAACCGAGCTTACCCGTATTCTGTCGTATGAGCTTAAGATGCCTTTCAGGGGGGCTTCCGAATATCACCTAGATGATTTGGAGAACAATCCTGTGAAGCTTATTATGCTGCCAAGCGCGCATAACTTCGATGATGCAGCGATGGAAAGGTTGTTACACATCGTTGAAAAGACAGGTGCGGTACTGCTTGCCACTGGCCCGCTCGGTATTGATGCCTACTGGCACCGGTCGGAGCGCTTGAGTGATATTCTTGGCAAACGTGAATTGCGTAATGTGCGCCGCGAAGAAGTACTTAACCTTCAAGGCCAAGTACTACCCGTCTCTTTCGGTCACCGCCGGATTGCCGAGCTGGTGAAGGAAACGATGATTCACGAATCTGTCGGAATCGGAAGTTCTACCATAGATAGTGTCGTGAACATTCCGCTGGGTAAAGGTCGACTCATATGGAGTCCACTGCCAGTAGAATTGAACGACCGCAGTGATACTACAGCTGCACTGTACCGCTACGCGATGAATGTTGCTCGTGTGGAGTCTGACTTTGAGTGGATTAACGGTGGTGAATTAGCGGGCATTTATGGACGCAAATTGAGCTTTGCTACGGGTGGTCTCTTCACCTTCGTGTCGGAATATGCTCTGGATGTTAAGATCGAGGTGAAAGATTCAGCCACTGGCCGGACCTACTCGTTCGTGTTGGAACAAGAACGTTCTGTTCTCTTCGCTACGGATATTAAAGGAGATCTGCTTGGCGTTTATCGCCCGCAGGAAGTCGAGATCCATGTAACTTATCCACATCTACTACATTAA
- a CDS encoding alpha-mannosidase — protein MENSDKSIKPQTAHIISHTHWDREWYLPYEKHHVRLIKLVDELLDRLDEDGEFKSFYLDGQTIILEDYLQVRPENQERLQKYITEGRLLIGPWYILQDAFLTSGEANVRNMQIGHQDSKRYGEPSKIGYFPDTFGLVGQTPQLMKQSGINNAFFGRGVKPTGFNNTVSDGGYESSFSELIWEGPDGSKVLGILFANWYSNGNEVPVNEAEAKVFWEKKLADARKFASTAELLFMNGCDHQPAQLDLPEAIETAKRLYPDMEFIHSNFPDYLKAVEDVMDRNNLSTVKGELRSQHTDGWGTLVNTASARVYLKQMNQQGQVMLEKLAEPLASFAQLLGKDYPHHLFTYAWKTLMQNHPHDSICGCSVDEVHREMVTRFDKSRHVAETIVNDSMRVIADAVDTSGFAAYGEEVLPLVAMNMTGWSRTGTVSVELDAARLYLRDGFTLEETSSRMKEIDLNGRVLVDDQGNSIACQMEDLGLQFGYDLPDDKFRQPYMCRRVRLTFEAAQVPALGLRAYAWVRRADAELSTAPESLLQGDRVLENEAIKVVINDDGSFTLSDKASGMTYRDLGVYENTGDIGNEYMYKQPEAEQALTTKGFQANISVLEDTPYRASVEIKHDWEIPASADDKLDEEQRALVYYPERKAQRSSDTVILKLRTVISLERGGKGLHIETTIDNKAKDHRIRALFPTDLNAGTHRVDSMFEVAERNIEPATEWNNPSNTQHQQAFVDISNGKAGLTVANFGLNEYEVLRDGRNTIAITLLRSVGELGDWGLFPTPEAQCLGEHVVHMELIPHTGEGITSGAYAEAYQFQIPWIVCQTDVHEGVVAPVYTPFEWESKELAFSSLKMNEQTGDLLLRWYNMSQQNTNLTFNSKIPQQYFYKTTILEEDSPSLSSEVKGGLALEIGPCEIVTVGIRR, from the coding sequence TTGGAAAATTCAGATAAATCTATTAAACCTCAGACTGCCCATATCATTTCCCATACTCACTGGGACCGGGAATGGTATCTTCCATATGAAAAGCATCACGTGCGTCTTATTAAACTGGTCGATGAATTGCTGGACCGATTGGATGAGGATGGTGAATTTAAGAGTTTCTATCTTGACGGACAGACAATTATTCTGGAAGATTACCTCCAAGTTCGTCCCGAAAATCAAGAGCGTCTACAGAAATATATTACGGAAGGTCGCCTTTTGATAGGACCTTGGTATATCCTGCAAGATGCTTTCCTTACCAGTGGAGAGGCAAATGTACGTAATATGCAGATTGGTCATCAGGATTCGAAACGCTACGGAGAACCTTCCAAGATCGGTTATTTTCCGGATACCTTTGGTCTTGTTGGTCAGACTCCACAATTAATGAAGCAATCTGGCATTAATAATGCCTTTTTCGGAAGAGGTGTGAAGCCGACTGGATTCAATAATACGGTATCAGACGGTGGTTATGAGTCTTCTTTCTCTGAACTGATTTGGGAAGGTCCTGATGGATCGAAAGTACTCGGTATTCTATTTGCTAACTGGTATTCAAACGGAAACGAAGTGCCTGTAAATGAAGCTGAAGCTAAAGTGTTCTGGGAGAAAAAGTTAGCTGATGCGCGGAAATTTGCATCTACAGCTGAGCTGCTATTTATGAACGGTTGCGATCATCAACCGGCTCAACTGGATTTGCCAGAGGCTATCGAAACTGCGAAGCGGCTGTATCCAGATATGGAGTTTATCCATTCGAACTTCCCTGATTATCTTAAGGCTGTAGAGGACGTAATGGATCGCAACAACCTGTCGACCGTAAAGGGCGAGCTGCGGAGCCAGCACACTGACGGATGGGGGACGTTAGTGAATACCGCGTCTGCTCGTGTCTATTTGAAACAGATGAATCAGCAAGGGCAAGTTATGCTTGAGAAATTAGCAGAGCCGCTTGCATCGTTCGCGCAATTACTGGGCAAAGATTATCCCCATCATCTATTCACCTATGCCTGGAAGACGCTAATGCAGAATCATCCTCATGACAGCATTTGTGGCTGCAGCGTGGATGAGGTACACCGTGAAATGGTAACCCGCTTTGACAAAAGCCGCCATGTAGCAGAAACCATTGTTAATGATAGTATGCGTGTGATCGCAGATGCTGTGGATACGTCCGGTTTTGCAGCATATGGTGAAGAAGTGCTTCCGCTAGTTGCCATGAATATGACAGGGTGGAGTCGCACGGGTACAGTGAGCGTAGAACTTGATGCGGCACGTCTATATTTACGAGATGGTTTCACACTGGAAGAAACATCCAGCCGTATGAAAGAAATTGACTTGAACGGTCGTGTACTAGTAGACGATCAAGGGAATAGCATTGCATGCCAGATGGAGGATTTGGGTCTTCAGTTTGGCTATGATTTGCCGGATGACAAGTTCCGCCAGCCATATATGTGTCGCCGAGTAAGACTTACCTTTGAAGCCGCACAAGTTCCGGCGCTGGGTCTTCGTGCATATGCTTGGGTTCGCCGTGCAGACGCTGAATTATCAACAGCTCCTGAATCTTTGCTTCAAGGAGATCGGGTGCTGGAGAATGAGGCGATCAAGGTAGTAATTAATGATGATGGTTCATTTACGCTGAGTGACAAAGCCAGTGGCATGACTTACCGGGATCTTGGCGTGTATGAAAACACAGGTGACATCGGTAATGAATACATGTACAAACAGCCTGAGGCCGAACAAGCTTTGACGACCAAAGGATTTCAGGCGAACATTTCCGTTCTGGAAGATACGCCTTATCGAGCATCTGTGGAAATTAAGCATGACTGGGAGATTCCAGCCTCGGCAGATGATAAGCTGGACGAGGAGCAGCGTGCACTGGTGTACTATCCGGAGCGCAAAGCACAGCGCAGTAGTGACACCGTCATTCTGAAACTTCGTACCGTAATTAGCTTGGAGCGGGGCGGGAAAGGGTTGCATATCGAAACGACGATAGACAATAAGGCTAAAGATCACCGGATTCGTGCGTTGTTCCCGACAGATTTGAACGCCGGCACGCATCGTGTGGATTCGATGTTTGAGGTTGCTGAGCGGAATATTGAGCCAGCCACAGAATGGAACAATCCGAGTAACACGCAACATCAGCAGGCCTTTGTAGATATCAGTAATGGGAAAGCGGGTCTAACCGTCGCTAACTTTGGATTAAATGAATATGAAGTGCTGAGAGATGGTCGTAACACCATTGCGATTACACTGCTCCGTAGTGTGGGCGAACTTGGAGACTGGGGTTTGTTCCCAACACCAGAAGCGCAGTGTCTCGGCGAGCACGTTGTTCATATGGAGCTCATCCCACACACAGGTGAGGGTATAACTTCTGGTGCTTATGCTGAAGCTTACCAATTCCAGATTCCTTGGATCGTATGTCAGACAGATGTACATGAAGGAGTGGTTGCTCCGGTGTATACTCCTTTCGAATGGGAGAGTAAGGAACTCGCATTTTCTTCACTAAAAATGAACGAGCAGACGGGAGACTTGCTGCTGCGCTGGTATAACATGAGTCAGCAGAACACCAACCTGACCTTCAATTCGAAGATTCCGCAACAGTATTTCTATAAAACGACGATTCTGGAAGAGGATAGCCCCTCACTCTCTAGCGAAGTGAAAGGTGGTTTGGCCTTAGAGATCGGTCCATGCGAAATTGTAACGGTTGGTATTCGGCGATAA
- a CDS encoding glucose 1-dehydrogenase → MRLANKVILITGSGSGIGRSTALLFGREGATVIVNDLDEAKGIETLKDIQADGGIGHFIHADVTNADSVQQMVDQIIEKYGHIDVLFNNAGISGVGALHEVEPDAWDRVIQVNIRGVYLPSKHVLPHMMKRKSGNIINMSSCIAEIGLARRASYSATKGAVLALTKSMQVDYAAYNIRVNALLPGTILTPFVENYLKTSYDNPETAIAALKKRQLSEELGLPEDVAQAALFLASDESKFMMGSPLYIDGGATFGKNA, encoded by the coding sequence ATGAGATTAGCCAATAAAGTCATCTTAATTACGGGCTCAGGTTCAGGGATCGGGAGAAGCACGGCATTGCTGTTTGGTCGTGAAGGTGCAACTGTAATTGTGAACGATCTGGATGAAGCTAAAGGGATAGAGACTTTGAAGGATATTCAAGCAGATGGAGGAATAGGTCATTTCATCCATGCGGATGTGACCAATGCTGACTCTGTACAGCAGATGGTAGATCAAATCATTGAAAAATATGGTCATATTGATGTGCTTTTTAACAATGCGGGAATTAGCGGGGTAGGCGCTTTGCATGAAGTTGAACCCGATGCATGGGACCGGGTTATTCAGGTCAATATTCGGGGTGTATACTTGCCTTCCAAACATGTGCTTCCGCATATGATGAAACGCAAATCTGGCAACATCATTAATATGTCTTCTTGCATCGCAGAAATCGGGCTAGCCAGAAGAGCTTCTTATTCAGCTACCAAAGGAGCAGTATTGGCCCTGACGAAATCCATGCAAGTAGATTACGCAGCATACAATATTCGTGTAAATGCCCTTTTACCAGGTACAATCCTAACACCATTCGTTGAAAATTACTTAAAAACCTCTTACGATAATCCGGAAACTGCGATTGCGGCACTTAAGAAACGTCAGCTAAGTGAAGAGCTAGGCTTACCTGAGGATGTTGCCCAAGCAGCATTATTTCTCGCCTCGGATGAATCGAAATTTATGATGGGTTCTCCTCTCTATATTGATGGAGGCGCTACTTTCGGGAAAAATGCCTAA
- a CDS encoding amidohydrolase family protein produces the protein MRIDAHQHYWQLSRNDYGWLTPEVPTLYRDFMPNDLTESLIRHGLTKTIVVQAAATVEETEFLLSLCQTHDSIAGVVGWLDFEQDNFVETFERLRKNPYFIGVRLMLQSIDAAEYLQRPLVFHHLKWLETLGFPVDLLIHAAQFPAVLKLLELVPNLNAVIDHIGKPQISQQVISPWQEWVMEVAQYPQVYCKLSGMVTEGNISDWVESDFNFYVMHATKAFGLNRVMFGSDWPVCLLAASYDQAVSILLNNLPKALTEQELDDVFGNNAIRFYQLEISHSIETGV, from the coding sequence ATGAGAATTGATGCACATCAGCATTATTGGCAATTAAGTCGAAACGATTACGGATGGCTTACACCAGAAGTTCCTACATTGTATCGGGATTTTATGCCAAATGACCTTACAGAATCATTAATACGACATGGACTAACGAAAACAATTGTTGTTCAAGCTGCAGCGACTGTTGAGGAAACTGAATTTCTTCTAAGTCTATGTCAGACCCATGATTCAATTGCTGGTGTAGTGGGGTGGTTGGATTTTGAACAGGACAATTTCGTGGAAACATTTGAACGTTTGCGTAAAAATCCATATTTTATCGGCGTTCGTTTAATGCTTCAAAGTATCGATGCTGCGGAATATTTGCAACGTCCTCTAGTTTTTCATCATTTAAAATGGTTAGAGACATTGGGATTCCCCGTTGATTTATTGATCCATGCTGCACAATTCCCAGCTGTATTAAAATTGCTCGAGCTTGTGCCAAATTTAAATGCGGTCATTGACCATATAGGTAAGCCACAAATTTCTCAGCAAGTAATCTCACCTTGGCAAGAGTGGGTTATGGAGGTAGCCCAATATCCGCAGGTGTATTGCAAACTTTCAGGCATGGTTACCGAAGGAAATATATCGGACTGGGTAGAATCTGATTTTAACTTTTATGTCATGCATGCCACAAAAGCGTTTGGACTGAATCGAGTCATGTTCGGCAGTGATTGGCCAGTTTGTCTACTTGCAGCAAGCTATGATCAAGCAGTAAGCATTTTGTTAAACAATCTACCTAAAGCGCTTACAGAACAAGAATTAGACGATGTTTTTGGGAATAATGCGATTCGTTTTTATCAATTGGAGATATCACATTCTATTGAAACTGGAGTGTAG
- a CDS encoding L-rhamnose mutarotase, with protein sequence MSYWKGRNAMIRYGSVIHVKDEKLEEYKSLHASVWPEVLDRLRKCNIKNYSIFYRDGFLFSYFEYTGDDYTADMAKIAADPHTQEWWRLTDPCQYKVKSALESEWWASMEEVFHMN encoded by the coding sequence ATGAGTTATTGGAAAGGACGGAATGCAATGATTCGATATGGAAGCGTTATTCATGTAAAGGATGAGAAACTTGAAGAATACAAATCGTTACACGCATCCGTATGGCCCGAGGTGTTGGATAGATTAAGGAAGTGCAACATTAAGAACTACTCCATTTTCTATAGGGATGGCTTTTTGTTCAGTTATTTTGAATATACAGGGGATGACTATACGGCTGATATGGCCAAGATTGCTGCAGATCCACATACACAAGAGTGGTGGAGATTGACAGATCCTTGTCAGTATAAAGTGAAGTCTGCATTAGAGAGTGAATGGTGGGCGAGCATGGAAGAGGTTTTCCATATGAATTAA
- a CDS encoding fumarylacetoacetate hydrolase family protein, producing the protein MKLLTFVNNGDYQLGVVTEKGILDVASALIDLPTQHGGSVPTTVHEVIDGGQVAVARLDHFTAQALDMAGEDCSYLLDEAKLTLGPCVTHPNKIICVGLNYRKHAEETNAAIPEYPILFNKFNNTLTGHGDDIPLPRVTKKVDYEAELVIVIGKTAKYVAKEDALSHVFGYCNVNDLSARDLQLRTQQWLLGKSCDKFSPLGPYLVSADEIRNPNDLDIKCTVNGEVRQHSNTSDMIFQCDEIVSYISQHMTLVPGDIILTGTPEGVVLGYPVDKQIYLKDGDIVTIEIEKLGKLTNRLVKEN; encoded by the coding sequence ATGAAGTTATTAACATTCGTTAACAATGGTGATTACCAACTAGGGGTCGTAACAGAGAAGGGGATACTGGATGTTGCAAGCGCTTTAATAGATTTACCTACACAGCATGGGGGTTCCGTACCGACGACCGTTCACGAAGTGATTGATGGTGGTCAGGTAGCGGTTGCGAGACTGGATCATTTCACAGCTCAAGCACTGGATATGGCTGGAGAGGACTGTTCATATCTATTAGATGAAGCGAAGTTGACGCTCGGTCCATGCGTGACTCATCCAAATAAGATCATCTGCGTCGGTCTTAACTATCGTAAGCATGCGGAAGAAACGAACGCAGCGATCCCGGAGTACCCGATTTTGTTCAATAAATTCAATAACACGTTGACGGGACATGGCGACGATATTCCTCTTCCAAGAGTGACGAAGAAAGTAGATTACGAAGCGGAACTTGTCATCGTTATCGGCAAAACAGCTAAGTACGTTGCGAAAGAGGACGCGCTTAGTCACGTTTTTGGATATTGTAATGTGAATGATTTGTCCGCACGAGACTTACAACTTAGGACGCAGCAATGGCTGTTAGGCAAGTCATGTGATAAATTTTCTCCACTTGGACCTTATCTAGTTTCAGCGGATGAAATCAGAAACCCGAATGATCTAGATATTAAATGTACAGTCAACGGTGAAGTCCGTCAGCATTCCAATACGTCGGATATGATCTTCCAATGTGACGAGATCGTGAGCTATATTTCACAACATATGACACTTGTACCTGGAGACATTATTCTGACCGGAACACCTGAAGGCGTCGTCCTCGGTTATCCAGTAGATAAGCAGATTTACTTGAAGGATGGTGACATTGTCACAATTGAGATTGAGAAGCTAGGTAAGTTGACGAATCGGCTTGTTAAGGAAAACTGA